One Polaribacter sp. KT25b DNA segment encodes these proteins:
- a CDS encoding YtxH domain-containing protein — translation MSNNNENTLLALLAGAAIGAGIGVLYAPDKGKNTRGKIKHKAEDIKHDISERVNHAKADLTKSVNEKKQEIKEKLDETISHMNGKAEDIIASLERKLEELKKMEPQQK, via the coding sequence ATGTCAAACAATAATGAAAACACATTGTTAGCGCTATTAGCTGGAGCAGCAATAGGAGCAGGAATTGGCGTTTTGTATGCGCCAGATAAAGGTAAAAATACTAGAGGAAAAATTAAACACAAAGCAGAAGATATTAAGCACGATATTTCTGAACGTGTAAATCATGCCAAAGCAGATCTTACAAAATCTGTAAATGAAAAAAAACAGGAAATTAAAGAAAAACTAGATGAAACTATTTCTCACATGAATGGTAAAGCAGAAGATATCATTGCTAGTTTAGAAAGAAAGTTAGAAGAACTTAAAAAAATGGAGCCTCAGCAAAAATAA
- a CDS encoding universal stress protein → MEKRILCYTDFSKNALNAIQYTSKLYEQQPCVFYILNAFQAGKDASDIEALIPETDNETYILDKKTSEAGLKTIINTLNSTSKSTKHTYKTISSFNSLLFSLKDAIKNNAIDLLVLGSKNTFKEEEDENVPLVDITEYITECSILIVPSDHKFNGLDKIVLPIDYDEALHETNFSEILTIAKLHQSEINILHIKKEHQLDEDQLENKNKLASILVGLKYNFHTLKRMNVNKGINLFIEDDTYSLIVFIKGKVGFISNELPRPLLKELDSHLSLPVLVINDLILVEN, encoded by the coding sequence ATGGAAAAAAGAATTTTATGTTATACTGATTTTTCTAAAAATGCATTAAATGCAATTCAGTATACAAGTAAGCTTTATGAGCAACAACCTTGCGTGTTTTATATTTTAAATGCTTTTCAAGCCGGAAAAGATGCATCAGATATTGAGGCATTAATACCAGAAACAGATAATGAAACTTATATATTAGATAAGAAAACATCCGAAGCGGGATTAAAAACAATAATAAATACTTTAAATTCTACTTCCAAAAGCACAAAGCATACTTATAAAACGATATCAAGTTTTAATTCTTTGTTATTTTCTTTAAAAGACGCTATAAAAAATAACGCTATAGATTTACTTGTTTTAGGATCTAAAAATACATTTAAGGAGGAAGAAGATGAAAATGTTCCGCTTGTAGATATAACAGAATATATTACAGAATGTTCCATTTTGATAGTTCCTAGTGATCACAAATTTAACGGACTTGATAAAATTGTACTTCCTATTGATTATGATGAAGCTTTACATGAAACCAATTTTTCTGAAATTCTTACTATTGCCAAATTACATCAATCAGAAATAAATATTTTACACATAAAAAAAGAACATCAATTGGATGAAGATCAGTTAGAAAATAAAAATAAACTAGCATCAATTTTGGTAGGACTAAAATATAATTTTCATACTCTTAAACGTATGAATGTAAATAAAGGGATTAATCTTTTTATAGAAGATGATACCTATAGTCTCATTGTTTTTATAAAAGGGAAAGTTGGTTTTATTAGTAATGAACTGCCAAGACCTTTGTTAAAAGAATTAGATTCTCATTTGTCTTTACCAGTATTGGTTATTAATGATCTTATTTTAGTAGAAAATTAG
- a CDS encoding dodecin family protein, giving the protein MEVLGNSTVSFDDAVKNVVSEVSKTVKIIKSVYIKDMEAKVSDNQVVQYGITTKVTFEIMD; this is encoded by the coding sequence ATTGAAGTATTAGGAAATTCTACCGTAAGTTTTGATGATGCTGTTAAAAATGTTGTTTCTGAAGTTTCCAAAACAGTAAAAATTATTAAATCTGTTTACATAAAAGATATGGAAGCAAAAGTTAGCGATAATCAAGTTGTACAATATGGTATAACCACTAAAGTAACTTTTGAAATTATGGATTAG
- a CDS encoding carboxymuconolactone decarboxylase family protein: MKTDTQKPKAIKLQTEFKNKFSLGELYSASVYLPRAIIKMMENSKNKLIDNDFVKRLQLAVTEVNGCVICSYGHTKMALRQGMSGEEISSFLSGENHFIKPEEAKAIMFAQYYADTRGYPKKYAFDSIVKEYGNKNANIILSVIQIMTVGNIFGIPFSAFQARLKGKPYKDSSLFFELGTLIIGVFLLPIAIIHGLLRSLIGLPNSRFDKSSSE; encoded by the coding sequence ATGAAAACAGACACCCAAAAACCTAAAGCTATAAAATTACAAACCGAGTTTAAAAATAAATTTAGTTTAGGTGAATTGTATAGTGCTTCTGTTTATCTACCAAGAGCCATTATAAAAATGATGGAAAACAGTAAAAATAAATTAATTGATAATGATTTTGTAAAACGATTACAATTAGCGGTAACTGAAGTAAATGGTTGTGTCATTTGCTCTTATGGACACACTAAAATGGCTTTGCGTCAAGGCATGAGTGGCGAAGAAATAAGTAGTTTTTTAAGTGGTGAAAATCATTTTATAAAACCAGAAGAAGCTAAAGCAATTATGTTTGCTCAATATTATGCAGACACTAGAGGTTATCCTAAAAAATACGCTTTCGATTCAATTGTAAAAGAATATGGAAATAAAAATGCAAATATTATACTTTCTGTTATTCAAATAATGACTGTTGGTAATATATTCGGCATTCCGTTTAGTGCTTTTCAAGCTAGATTAAAAGGAAAACCATATAAAGATAGTTCCTTATTTTTTGAACTTGGAACATTAATAATAGGAGTTTTTTTATTGCCAATTGCAATTATTCATGGTCTTTTAAGAAGTTTAATTGGCTTACCAAATAGTAGGTTTGATAAAAGTTCATCAGAATAA
- a CDS encoding exodeoxyribonuclease III yields the protein MMKIVSWNVNGIRALVKKDLFKAIEILSPDILCLQETRAQNQEIEEALLPLKNYRKYFNSAEKKGYSGTAILSKSKSILSDNFVNISAKKQEGRIQCVAFENFYLVNVYVPNSGQKLERLNFRKQWDIDFLNYIKDLEKTKPVIICGDFNVAHKAIDLKNDKSNYNKTAGYTQIEIDGIDHLIKAGFIDSFRYFYPDKIAYTFWSYRFKSRERNTGWRIDYFLISKSLIKKVKGVAIYSDIFGSDHCPISLEIDV from the coding sequence ATGATGAAGATAGTTTCTTGGAATGTAAATGGCATAAGAGCTTTAGTAAAAAAGGATTTATTTAAAGCTATAGAAATTTTAAGCCCAGATATTTTATGTTTACAAGAAACAAGAGCACAAAATCAGGAAATTGAAGAAGCCTTATTACCACTTAAAAATTATAGAAAGTATTTTAATTCTGCAGAAAAAAAAGGATATTCAGGAACCGCTATTTTAAGTAAATCAAAATCCATTTTAAGTGATAATTTTGTAAATATTTCAGCAAAAAAACAAGAAGGAAGAATACAATGTGTAGCGTTTGAAAACTTTTATTTGGTAAATGTTTATGTGCCTAATTCTGGACAAAAATTAGAACGGTTGAATTTTAGAAAACAATGGGATATTGATTTTCTCAACTATATAAAAGATTTAGAGAAAACAAAACCCGTTATTATTTGTGGCGATTTTAATGTTGCCCATAAAGCAATAGATCTTAAAAATGACAAATCTAACTACAATAAAACGGCAGGTTATACACAAATTGAAATTGATGGAATCGATCATTTAATCAAAGCAGGTTTTATAGATTCCTTTAGATATTTTTATCCAGATAAGATTGCTTATACATTTTGGAGTTATCGTTTTAAATCGAGAGAGAGGAATACGGGTTGGAGAATTGATTATTTTCTGATAAGTAAATCTTTGATAAAAAAAGTGAAAGGAGTTGCTATTTATTCAGATATTTTTGGTTCTGATCATTGCCCAATCTCTTTAGAAATTGATGTTTGA
- a CDS encoding BON domain-containing protein: protein MKTDLEIKNDVLEELTWLPYVYENQIGVIVKDGVVTLNGLVFSYPIKLAVEKAVKNIVGVKAFAEELKVGYISSLNKNDTEIANSAINAIEWNASVPNNKVIVEVQNGWITLSGTLEHAFQRDAAKRTVGGLTGVKGVTNLIILEQAEKSNDIEEKIIKAFNRSSIIDAEGIKVETTNHAVKLSGKVHSLAQKEEAQKTAFNAPGVYEVQNELKVEY, encoded by the coding sequence ATGAAAACAGATTTAGAAATTAAAAATGATGTATTAGAAGAATTAACTTGGTTGCCATATGTTTATGAAAACCAAATTGGAGTAATTGTAAAAGATGGCGTTGTAACACTTAATGGTCTTGTTTTTTCTTATCCAATTAAACTAGCAGTTGAAAAAGCTGTAAAAAACATAGTAGGTGTAAAGGCTTTTGCAGAAGAACTAAAAGTAGGATATATTTCATCACTCAACAAAAATGACACAGAAATTGCAAATTCGGCAATAAATGCGATAGAATGGAACGCTTCTGTACCTAATAATAAAGTAATTGTAGAGGTTCAAAATGGATGGATTACACTTTCTGGAACTCTTGAGCATGCTTTTCAAAGAGATGCAGCAAAACGCACAGTAGGAGGTTTAACAGGTGTAAAAGGAGTAACAAATTTAATTATATTAGAACAAGCTGAAAAGTCAAATGATATAGAAGAAAAAATTATAAAAGCTTTTAATCGTTCTTCAATTATTGATGCAGAAGGTATAAAAGTAGAAACTACTAATCATGCTGTAAAATTATCAGGTAAAGTACATTCGCTTGCGCAAAAAGAAGAAGCTCAAAAAACAGCATTTAATGCACCTGGAGTTTATGAAGTACAAAATGAGTTGAAGGTAGAATACTAA
- a CDS encoding 3-hydroxyacyl-CoA dehydrogenase produces the protein MNYKNITIAGSGVLGYQIAFQTAFHGFHVTVYDINDVVLEKAKNKFNSLSIAYKNDLNATQKQLDETYQNLSYTSDLTEAVKNADLLIEAVPENPTLKIDFYKKLAKVAPEKTVFVTNSSTLLPSHFAEATGRPSKFLALYFANSIWIHNTAEIMGHSTTDPKVFKDIVAFAKSINMLALPLKKEQPGYILNSLLVPLLSAATNLLVNEIADSEIIDKTWMKATGAPLGPFGILDVVGITTAYNINKMAAENTKDELKIKTAKYLKENFIDKNKLGVSTGEGFYKYPNPVFKKSDFLE, from the coding sequence ATGAATTATAAAAATATAACTATTGCAGGAAGTGGTGTTTTAGGATACCAAATTGCATTTCAAACCGCTTTTCATGGGTTTCATGTAACTGTTTATGATATTAATGATGTCGTTTTAGAAAAAGCAAAAAACAAATTTAATAGTTTAAGTATAGCTTATAAAAATGATTTAAATGCAACACAAAAACAGCTTGATGAAACATATCAAAACCTGAGTTACACTTCAGATTTGACGGAAGCTGTAAAAAATGCAGATTTATTGATAGAAGCTGTGCCAGAAAATCCAACATTAAAAATTGATTTTTATAAAAAGTTGGCTAAAGTAGCGCCAGAAAAAACTGTTTTTGTAACCAATTCTTCAACTCTTTTGCCTAGTCATTTTGCAGAAGCAACAGGAAGACCTTCTAAGTTTTTAGCATTGTATTTTGCAAATAGTATTTGGATTCATAATACAGCAGAAATTATGGGACATTCTACAACAGATCCAAAAGTTTTTAAAGATATAGTAGCTTTTGCTAAATCAATTAATATGTTAGCGCTGCCTTTAAAAAAAGAACAACCAGGTTACATTCTTAATTCTTTGTTAGTGCCTTTGTTAAGTGCTGCAACAAATTTATTGGTAAATGAAATTGCAGATTCTGAAATTATAGATAAAACTTGGATGAAAGCAACAGGAGCTCCATTAGGTCCTTTTGGTATTTTAGATGTTGTTGGTATTACAACAGCTTATAATATTAATAAAATGGCTGCAGAAAATACAAAAGATGAGTTAAAAATAAAAACAGCAAAATATCTAAAAGAAAATTTTATTGATAAAAATAAATTAGGGGTTTCAACAGGAGAAGGGTTTTATAAATATCCCAATCCTGTTTTTAAAAAGTCAGATTTTTTAGAATAA
- a CDS encoding BON domain-containing protein → MRTDLSIKEDVLDELEWQPSIDETQIGVIVNDGIVTLTGTVDSYAKKREAEKAAKSVFGVKAVAEDIVVKYATTSHKSDTEIAEAAVSALKWNISVPENKIDVKVEDGWIYLTGEVMWAFQKNAAKKAVQNLTSVKYVVNNITLKNNIDTSDIKDKIKKAFERSADIDAKDITVKADGHTVKLTGKVHSLKEKDEARNTAYYAPGVWTVDNELEVVY, encoded by the coding sequence ATGAGAACAGATTTAAGTATTAAAGAAGATGTTTTGGATGAACTAGAATGGCAACCAAGCATAGATGAAACACAAATTGGTGTAATTGTTAATGATGGTATTGTAACTCTAACAGGAACTGTAGATAGTTATGCAAAAAAAAGAGAAGCAGAAAAAGCAGCTAAAAGTGTATTTGGGGTAAAAGCAGTAGCAGAAGATATTGTGGTTAAATATGCTACAACTTCGCATAAATCTGATACAGAAATTGCAGAAGCAGCAGTAAGCGCATTAAAATGGAATATTTCTGTACCTGAAAATAAAATTGATGTTAAAGTAGAAGATGGTTGGATTTATTTAACTGGAGAAGTAATGTGGGCTTTTCAAAAAAATGCTGCTAAAAAAGCTGTGCAGAACTTAACAAGTGTAAAATACGTAGTAAATAATATTACATTAAAAAATAATATTGATACTAGTGATATTAAAGACAAAATTAAAAAAGCATTTGAGCGTTCTGCAGATATTGATGCAAAAGATATAACTGTTAAAGCAGATGGTCATACTGTAAAATTAACAGGTAAAGTACATTCATTAAAAGAAAAAGATGAAGCTAGAAATACAGCCTATTATGCTCCTGGAGTTTGGACTGTAGATAATGAATTAGAAGTTGTTTACTAA
- a CDS encoding ferric reductase-like transmembrane domain-containing protein, translating to MLRNIKRLLWGLLVGVTVLWILANVPFPDTITSKIIRHLSIQYSGVIGIGVMSVAMILALRPVWLEPILGGLDKSYRLHKWLGIVGLAAAIFHWIATKAPYWLSSLGLIAGGRGRGGGPDSKSDSLNQIQAFFDGLHNPAKFIGEWAFYGLVFLIVLALIKRFPYRLFAKTHTLIAVVYLALVFHTVVLLDFASWTQPLGIIMALLLVAGVLSAILVLTRQVGKRRKVEGTIVEQYYYPKMKVLETLILLKDGWKGHKSGQFAFVSFDKKEGQHPYTIASDWNPNNPTIMFITKALGDYTNHLPEKLNIGDKAVIEGPYGCFTFDDEAKRQIWIGGGIGITPFIARMKHLAHNPTSKPIDLFHCVSELEPDALNKLTADAKAANVNLHITIDKIDGHLSGEKLRKIVPDWKSASVWFCGPVRFGKAMHKDLLKNGLPLKRFHQELFSMR from the coding sequence ATGCTTAGAAATATTAAACGTTTGCTTTGGGGATTACTTGTTGGAGTAACTGTTTTGTGGATATTGGCAAATGTTCCTTTTCCTGATACAATTACAAGCAAGATTATTCGTCATTTATCTATTCAATATTCGGGTGTCATAGGTATTGGAGTTATGAGTGTTGCTATGATACTTGCACTTCGTCCCGTTTGGTTAGAACCTATACTTGGTGGATTGGATAAATCCTACAGGCTTCACAAATGGTTGGGAATTGTTGGTTTAGCAGCAGCTATTTTTCACTGGATAGCTACTAAAGCTCCCTATTGGTTATCAAGCCTTGGTTTAATAGCAGGTGGTCGAGGTCGTGGTGGTGGGCCAGATTCAAAATCAGATTCACTTAATCAGATTCAGGCATTTTTTGATGGTCTTCATAATCCAGCAAAGTTTATTGGAGAATGGGCATTCTATGGATTGGTTTTTTTAATTGTATTGGCATTAATTAAACGATTTCCCTACCGACTTTTTGCGAAGACTCACACGTTAATAGCTGTGGTTTATTTAGCTTTAGTTTTTCACACAGTTGTATTATTAGATTTTGCGTCATGGACACAACCATTGGGTATTATAATGGCACTTTTATTAGTTGCAGGTGTACTTTCAGCCATACTTGTATTAACGCGTCAAGTTGGTAAACGACGAAAGGTTGAGGGAACTATTGTAGAGCAGTATTATTATCCAAAGATGAAGGTGTTAGAAACTTTAATTCTATTAAAAGATGGCTGGAAAGGACACAAGAGTGGACAGTTTGCTTTTGTTAGTTTTGATAAAAAGGAAGGACAGCATCCTTATACAATTGCTTCTGACTGGAATCCAAATAATCCTACTATTATGTTTATCACCAAAGCATTGGGAGATTATACAAATCACTTGCCCGAAAAATTGAATATTGGAGATAAAGCAGTTATAGAAGGTCCTTATGGTTGTTTTACTTTTGATGATGAAGCGAAACGTCAAATTTGGATTGGTGGCGGAATTGGTATTACACCTTTTATTGCTCGAATGAAACATCTTGCCCATAATCCAACATCTAAACCAATTGATTTATTTCATTGTGTTAGTGAATTAGAACCAGATGCGTTGAATAAATTAACTGCTGATGCTAAAGCTGCTAATGTAAACCTACATATTACAATAGACAAAATAGATGGTCATTTATCTGGAGAAAAGCTACGTAAAATAGTACCTGATTGGAAGTCTGCTAGCGTTTGGTTTTGTGGTCCTGTTAGGTTTGGAAAAGCTATGCATAAAGATTTATTGAAAAACGGACTACCTCTTAAAAGGTTTCATCAAGAGCTCTTTAGTATGCGTTGA
- a CDS encoding Dps family protein, giving the protein MKIANIGISSKNKQNLADQLSKVLADEFVLYSKTLNFHWNIEGPDFHSVHLYLETLYEEQQEVVDTVAEKIRMLGHFVPATLEKYLELTHLTEKTKGKNDSQSIFSELLEDHESIIIFLREEIKPIVEKWHAEGISDYITGLMEQHEKTAWMLRSHLE; this is encoded by the coding sequence ATGAAAATAGCAAACATCGGTATTTCATCAAAAAATAAACAAAATTTAGCAGATCAACTATCAAAAGTATTAGCAGACGAATTTGTACTCTATTCAAAAACATTAAATTTCCACTGGAATATTGAAGGACCAGATTTTCATTCTGTACATCTTTATCTAGAAACTTTATATGAAGAACAACAAGAAGTTGTTGATACTGTTGCAGAAAAAATACGTATGCTTGGTCATTTTGTGCCTGCAACTTTAGAAAAGTATTTAGAATTAACACATTTAACAGAAAAAACAAAAGGAAAAAATGATAGTCAAAGTATATTTTCTGAATTGTTAGAAGATCACGAAAGTATTATTATTTTTCTTAGAGAAGAAATAAAGCCTATTGTAGAAAAATGGCATGCAGAAGGTATTAGCGATTACATTACAGGACTAATGGAGCAACATGAAAAGACTGCTTGGATGCTAAGGTCTCATTTAGAGTGA
- a CDS encoding DUF2238 domain-containing protein: MKLQSSVITVIGHKLFWYGLLFCIVWVNSLIGTTDIKNWLIENTLTVIALLFLFFMYKKYRFSNFSYFLICLFLCLHVYGSKYTYAENLFGFWLQDIFHSSRNHYDRLVHFCFGFLLYYPLQEIFIQWIKIPKYIALKIPILIIISASALYEIIEWLVADVFFVEEGISYLGTQGDVWDAQKDMSVAFLGVVFAAVLCHGCKLIYTAKD; encoded by the coding sequence ATGAAATTGCAAAGCAGTGTTATAACTGTAATCGGACATAAGCTTTTTTGGTATGGTTTGTTGTTTTGTATCGTTTGGGTAAATTCCCTAATAGGTACTACAGACATTAAGAATTGGCTTATAGAAAATACGTTAACCGTAATAGCACTGCTTTTTTTATTTTTTATGTATAAAAAATATCGTTTTAGTAATTTTAGTTACTTTCTTATATGTCTGTTTTTATGCCTGCATGTTTATGGTTCTAAATATACGTATGCAGAGAATTTATTTGGATTTTGGCTTCAAGATATATTTCATTCTTCAAGAAATCATTATGATAGATTAGTGCATTTCTGTTTTGGGTTTTTACTTTATTATCCTTTACAAGAAATTTTTATACAGTGGATTAAAATACCAAAGTATATCGCATTAAAAATACCAATTCTAATTATTATTTCTGCAAGTGCTTTGTACGAAATTATAGAATGGCTAGTTGCCGATGTTTTTTTTGTAGAAGAAGGTATTTCTTATTTAGGTACTCAAGGTGATGTTTGGGATGCTCAGAAAGATATGTCGGTTGCATTTTTAGGAGTTGTTTTTGCTGCTGTTTTGTGTCATGGTTGTAAACTTATTTATACAGCAAAAGATTGA
- a CDS encoding oleate hydratase — protein sequence MKRHKNKNPKDAKVYLIGSGIASLASAVYLVKDAGLQGKNIHILEKDNILGGALDGAGNEEDGYVVRGGRMHEKHYECYWDLLSYIPSLEDPKVSVRDESFEFNERFVSNGKARLLKEGKKLDVSSYGLSLKQQADFLKLLMTSEKLLENKRIEDWYDHDFFETNFWYIWSTMFAFQKWSSVAEMRRYMRRLIHLVDGLYRLGGVMRTKYNQYDSVVRPMKKYLEDRGVNFDMECEVIDVDFDLSSDKKTATVIHLKDKNEIVLGENDYVFITNGSITDSTDNGAWDRPSKLKGVAESGSWKLWKNIAKKDEAFGNPGVFCDNIDLQKWYSFTATLKDSTFHDYMENFSGNVDGTGGLVTMTDSNWLMSIVIARQPHFPNQPKDVKVFWGYGLYPDRKGNYVNKTMAECTGEEILEELWYHLKIQNLMKPIVSAGKVNCIPTAMPFIDSLFMPRAYGDRPEVLVEGASNFAFLGQFAEVPKDIVFTVEYSVRTAQTAVYGLFETGKKVIPVYPSIHEAKSLIKAAKSISR from the coding sequence ATGAAGCGACATAAAAACAAAAATCCAAAAGACGCTAAAGTATATCTCATTGGAAGCGGAATAGCGTCGCTTGCAAGTGCTGTTTATTTGGTTAAAGACGCTGGTTTGCAAGGAAAAAATATTCATATTTTAGAAAAAGACAATATTCTTGGTGGTGCTTTAGATGGCGCAGGAAATGAAGAAGACGGTTATGTGGTTAGAGGAGGAAGAATGCACGAAAAACATTATGAGTGCTACTGGGATTTACTATCCTATATTCCATCTTTAGAAGACCCTAAGGTTTCTGTAAGAGATGAATCGTTTGAATTTAATGAGAGGTTTGTGTCAAATGGAAAAGCGAGGTTATTAAAAGAAGGAAAAAAACTAGATGTTTCTTCCTATGGACTTTCACTTAAACAGCAAGCAGATTTCTTAAAACTATTAATGACGTCTGAAAAATTATTAGAGAACAAAAGAATTGAAGATTGGTATGATCACGATTTTTTTGAAACTAATTTCTGGTACATATGGTCTACAATGTTTGCTTTTCAAAAATGGAGTAGTGTTGCAGAAATGAGAAGATACATGAGACGTTTAATTCATTTAGTAGATGGACTTTATCGTTTAGGAGGTGTAATGCGTACAAAATATAATCAGTACGATTCAGTAGTGCGTCCTATGAAAAAATATCTAGAAGACAGAGGTGTTAACTTTGATATGGAATGTGAGGTTATTGATGTCGATTTTGATTTGTCATCAGATAAAAAAACAGCGACTGTAATACATTTAAAAGATAAGAATGAAATAGTACTTGGTGAAAACGATTACGTTTTTATTACCAATGGTTCTATAACCGATAGTACAGATAATGGTGCTTGGGATAGACCTTCAAAACTCAAGGGAGTTGCAGAATCTGGGTCTTGGAAACTATGGAAAAACATAGCTAAAAAAGATGAGGCTTTTGGTAATCCTGGTGTTTTCTGTGACAATATAGATTTACAAAAATGGTATTCATTTACAGCAACATTAAAAGATAGTACTTTCCATGATTATATGGAGAATTTTTCGGGTAATGTTGATGGTACAGGTGGTTTAGTAACTATGACTGATTCTAATTGGTTGATGTCTATAGTTATTGCACGTCAACCACATTTTCCAAATCAACCCAAAGATGTTAAGGTGTTTTGGGGATATGGTTTATATCCAGATAGAAAAGGAAATTATGTTAATAAAACGATGGCAGAATGTACAGGTGAAGAAATCTTAGAAGAGCTTTGGTATCATTTAAAAATTCAGAATTTAATGAAGCCTATTGTGTCTGCAGGAAAAGTAAACTGTATACCTACAGCAATGCCATTTATCGACAGCTTATTTATGCCAAGAGCGTATGGAGATAGACCAGAAGTTTTAGTAGAAGGCGCATCTAATTTTGCCTTTTTAGGTCAGTTTGCAGAGGTACCAAAAGATATTGTATTTACGGTAGAATATTCTGTAAGAACTGCGCAAACTGCAGTTTATGGATTGTTTGAAACAGGAAAAAAAGTAATTCCTGTTTATCCTTCAATTCATGAAGCAAAATCGCTCATTAAAGCCGCGAAATCAATTAGTAGGTAG